Within the Phaseolus vulgaris cultivar G19833 chromosome 9, P. vulgaris v2.0, whole genome shotgun sequence genome, the region CTTCAAGTTTGAGAGTAATACACATAGCAGATATGCATTTGCGCAAAGAAGATGATTTGACAATGTTGAAGCAATGCATTGAGCAATATAATGTTCCACCCGAGCTCCGATTTTCATTGCTCACGAGAATTAGGTATGCTCGTGCCTTCCGATCTGCGAGAATAAGCAGGCTTTATAGCAGGATTTGCCTTCTTGCTTTCGTTGTGTTGGTCCAATCCAGTGATGCTCATGATGAGCTTGTGTCCTTTTTTGCTAATGAACCAGAATACACCAATGAATTGATTAGAGTTGTGCGATCTGACGAAACCATATCTGGATCTATTAGAACACTTGTAATGCTTGCATTAGGAGCCCAGTTAGCAGCATATACATCATCTCATGAACGTGCACGGATACTGAGTGGATCTAGTATGAACTTCACCGGAGGGAATCGCATGATACTACTCAATGTACTTCAGAGGGCTATTTTGTCATTGAAGAGTTCTAGTGATCCAACTTCCTTTGCTTTTGTTGAGGCACTTCTTCAATTCTATCTCCTGCATGTAGTGTCAACGTCTTCTGGGAGTAACATCAGAGGTTCTGGCATGGTACCCACATTCTTGCCTCTTCTGGAGGATTCTGATCCTGCTCATATTCATCTTGTTTGTTTAGCAGTGAAAACCCTTCAGAAACTTATGGATTGTAGTAATTCAGCTGTATCTTTGTTTAAAGAGTTAGGGGGTGTTGAGCTTTTGGCTCAAAGATTGCAGATAGAGGTTCATAGGGTCATTGGGTTGGTTGGAGAAAATGATAATGTGATGCTCACTGGTGAAAAATCAAGACTTAGTTCTCATCAGCTTTACTCTCAGAAGAGGCTGATAAAAGTGTCTCTTAAGGCTCTTGGTTCTGCAACGTATGCCCCAGCAAACTCTACCAGATCTCAACACTCCCATGATAGTTCATTACCTGCAACTTTAGTCATGATATTTCAGAATGTAGATAAGTTTGGAGGTGACATTTATTACTCAGCTGTTACTGTTATGAGTGAAATAATCCACAAAGACCCTACATGCTTTTCTTCTCTACATGAAATGGGCCTTCCCAATGCATTTTTATCTTCAGTTGTATCTGGGATACTTCCTTCATCAAAGGCTCTAACATGCATTCCGAATGGCCTTGGGGCTATTTGTCTTAACGCCAAAGGCTTAGAGATTGTTCGAGAAACTTCTTCGTTGCAGTTCCTTGCCAACATCTTTACAAGCAGAAAGTATGTCCTTGCCATGAACGAAGCTATTGTTCCGCTTGCAAATTCTGTGGAGGAACTTCTTCGACATGTGTCTTCTTTGAGAAGTACTGGTGTTGACATTATCATCGAAATCATCCATAAAATTGCATCTTTTGGAGATGGTATTGATACAGGATCTTCTTCAGGAAAAGCTAATGAGGACAGTACAATGGAAAACAATTCTGAAGACAAAGGAAAGGAAAGCCGTTGTTGCCTTGTAGGTACCACAGAGACTACTGCTGAAGGGATAAGTGATGAGCAATTCATTCAGCTTTGCATTTTTCATTTGATGGTATTGATTCACCGTACTATGGAAAATTCTGAAACATGTCGGCTATTTGTAGAAAAATCAGGAATTGAAGCTTTGTTGAAGCTGCTTTTACGACCAACGATTGCACAATCCTCAGATGGCATGTCTATTGCTTTGCATAGCACCATGGTCTTTAAGGGGTTTGCTCAACATCACTCCACTCCTTTGGCACATGCCTTTTGTACCTCTCTTAGAGAGCACTTGAATGAAGCATTAACTGGGTTTGGTGCATCTTCAAGACCTTTGTTGCTGGATCCAAAGATGACAATTGATAAGATATTTTCTTCACTTTTCCTGGTTGagtttcttctctttcttgCTGCTTCAAAAGACAACCGTTGGGTGACTGCTTTGCTTACAGAATTTGGAAATGGTAATAAAGATGTTCTTGAAAACATTGGACATGTCCACCGTGAAGTTTTGTGGCAAATTGCTCTTCTTGAAAATGCAAAGCCTGATATTGAAGATGATGGTTCTTGTTCTACTAATGATTCACAACAGACAGACGTTGATGCAAATGAAACTGCAGAGCAAAGGTACAATTCTATTAGGCAATTTCTTGATCCTTTACTCAGGAGGAGGACTTCAGGATGGAGTGTAGAATCACAGTTTTTTGACCTTATTAACCTGTATCGAGATTTGGGTCGTGCCCCCAATTCTCAGCACCGATCAAATTCTGTTGGTGCCACAAACAGACGGTTAGGATCCAGTAACTTGTTGCATCCTTCCGAGTCTGCAGATGTTCCAGGGTCTGCGAATAAGAAGGAATGTGACAAGCAGAGAACGTATTATACCTCTTGTTGTGACATGGTTAGATCACTTTCATTTCATATTACACATTTGTTCCAAGAGTTGGGAAAAGTAATGCtgcaaccttctcgccgtcgtgaTGATATTGTGAGTGTAAGCCCGACTTCAAAATCAGTGGCTTCTACTTTCGCTACCATTGCTTTAGATCACATGAATTTTGGTGGCCATGTGGAGGAAGCATCCATATCAACAAAATGTCGTTATTTTGGTAAAGTCATTGATTTTATTGATGGGATTCTAATGGAAAGGTCCGAGTCCTGCAACCCCATTTTACTGAATTGCTTGTATGGGCATGGAGTTATTCAATCAGTATTGACCACATTTGAAGCCACTAGTCAGTTGCTATTTGCAGTTAATCGGACTCCTGCATCGCCAATGGAAACTGATGATGGGAATGTGAAGCACGATGACAAGGACGATACTGATCATCTGTGGATATATGGTTCTTTAGCTAGTTATGGTAAATTTATGGACCATCTAGTGACCTCCTCTTTCATATTATCTTCTTTCACAAAGCCTTTACTAGCACAACCCCTTAGTGGTGATACCCCATTTCCACGAGATGCTGAGATATTTGTTAAAGTCCTCCAATCTATGGTGTTGAAGGCTGTGCTCCCAGTTTGGACACATTCTCAGTTCGTTGATTGTAGTCATGAATTTATTTCTAATGTTATCTCTATCATTAGGCATGTTTATTCAGGGGTGGAAGTAAAAAATGTAAATGTCAGTGCACGTATTACTGGGCCTCCTCCTAATGAAACAACAATTTCAACCATTGTAGAGATGGGATTTTCCAGGCCTAGAGCAGAGGAAGCTTTAAGGCATGTTGGATCAAATAGTGTGGAGTTGGCGATGGAGTGGTTGTTTTCCCATCCAGAGGACATGCAAGAAGATGATGAACTTGCTCGTGCACTAGCCATGTCCCTTGGAAACTCTGAATCAGAGCCCAAGGATGTTGCAGCAAGTGACAATGTTCCTCAGCTTGAGGAAGAGGTGGTCCATCTTCCTCCTGTTGATGAGTTGTTATCAACTTGCACTAAACTTCTTCAAAAGGAACCTCTTGCTTTTCCTGTTCGTGACTTGCTCATGATGATCTGCTCTCAGAATGATGGTCAATATAGATCTAATGTTGTCACTTTTATTGTTGATCGGATCAAGGAATGCGGATTGATTTCTGGTAATGGAAATAATACCATGCTTTCTGCTTTATTTCATGTTCTTGCTTTGATTCTTAATGAGGATGTTGTTTCGCGGGAAGCTGCTTCAAAGAGTGGTTTGATAAATATTGCTTCAGATCTACTTTACCAGTGGGATTCTAGTCTTGGTGACAGGGAGAAACATCATGTGCCAAAATGGGTTGCAACTGCCTTTCTGGCACTGGAGAGGCTTTTGCAAGTGGATCAAAAATTGAATTATGAAATTGCAGAGTTGTTGAAGAAGGAAGTTGTGAATGTTCAGCAGACATCAGTTCTCATTGATGAGGATAAGCAACACAAATTACAATCTGCATTGGGACTTTCTACCAAGTATGCAGATGTACTTGAACAGAAGAGACTTGTTGAGATAGCTTGTAGTTATATGAAGAACCAAGTTCCCTCAGACACAATGCATGCTATTTTGCTACTTTGTTCCAATCTTACGAGGAATCATTCTGTTGCTCTTACCTTTTTCGATGCTGGTGGTTTAAGTTCGCTTCTTTCTCTGCCAACCAGTAGCCTCTTTCCTGGGTTTGACAATGTTGCTGCTGGTATTGTCCGTCATGTTATTGAAGATCCACTAACTCTTCAGCAAGCAATGGAATCCGAGATAAAACACAGTCTTATAGCTGCACCTAACCGCCATCCAAATGGGAGGGTCAATCCGCGAAATTTCCTGTTAAGTTTAGCTTCAGTAATTTCTCGGGATCCAATAATATTTATGCAAGCTGCTCAGTCTGTTTGCCAAGTTGAAATGGTTGGTGAAAGACCTTACATTGTCTTGTTGAAAGATCGGGATAAAGAGAAATCCAAGGAGAAGGATAAATCACATAATCATGATGGAAAAGTTTGTTTGGGAAGTACAACCACAACAGCTCCTGGGAATGTGCATGGGAAACTTCACGACTCAAACTCAAAGAATGTCAAATACAAAAAGCCCACTCAAAGTTTTGTTAACGTGATAGAACTTCTTCTTGAATCTATATGCACATTTGTTGCCCCTTCTCTTAAGGATGATAATGTTTCAAATGTCGTCCGTGGCTCCCCAACATCAAGTGACATGGACATTGAGGTTTCTACAGTTAGGGGGAAAGGAAAAGCAGTTGCTACTGTGTCTGGAGGAAATGAAACTAGCTGTGAGGAAGCATCTGCATCACTTGCAAAGATAGTATTTATTTTGAAGCTTCTGATGGAGATATTGTTGATGTATTCATCGTCTGTTCATGTCCTACTTCGACGGGATGCTGAAATGAGCAGCACTAAGGGCATTAATCAAAAGAATCATTCTGGTTTTGGTGCAGGAGGTATATTCTACCATATTCTTCGTAATTTTATCCCTCACTCTCGAAATTCCAAAAAGGACAAGAAAGGTGATGGTGATTGGAGGCAGAAACTAGCAACTAGGGCTAATCAATTTATGGTAGCTGCTTGTGTTCGGTCTTCAGAGGCAAGGAGGAGGGTTTTTACAGAGATTAGCcatataattaatgaatttgTTGATTCATGTAACAGCGTTATGCCAAAGCCACCATGCAATGAAATTCAAGTTTTTGTTGATCTACTTAATGATATTTTGGCTGCTCGGACACCTGCTGGCTCAAGCATATCATCTGAGGCCTCTGTAACTTTTATGGATGCTGGTCTTGTTAAATCTTTTACTCATACACTACAGGTTTTGGACTTGGACCATGCTGACTCATCTAAAGTTGCTACTGGTATTATCAAAGCTCTTGAATTAGTAACCAAGGAACATGTTCATTCAGTTGAATCGAGTGCGGGAAGGGGTGATAATCAAACAAAGCCTTCTGATCCTAGTCAATCCGGAAGAATGGATAATATTGGTCACACATCTCAGTCTCAGTCCATGGAAACATCTCAGGCCAATCACGATTCCCTTCAAGTTGACCGTGTTGGGTCGTATAATGTGATCCAGTCTTATGGTGGGTCTGAAGCTGTTATTGATGATATGGAACATGATCTTGATGGGGGCTTTGTTCCTTCTAATGAAGATGAGTTCATGCATGAAACTGGGGATGATTCTAGAGGTCGTGAGACTGGAATTGAAAATGTGGGGCTACAATTTGAAATCCAATCCCATGGACAAGAAAATCTTGACGATGAGGATGAGGGGGATATGTCCGGAGATGAGGGTGAAGATGTAGATGAAGATGACGAAGATGACGAGGAACACAATGATTTGGAAGAAGATGAAGTCCATCACTTGCCACATCCTGACACTGATCATGATGATCATGAGATTGATGATGATTTTGATGAAGtgatggaggaggaggaagaggaggatgaggatgaggatgatgaaGATGGTGTTATACTAAGACTTGAGGAGGGAATTAATGGAATTAATGTTTTTGATCATATTGAGGTTTTTGGAAGAGACAATAGTTTTCCAAATGAATCTCTTCACGTGATGCCAGTTGAAGTTTTTGGATCCAGACGTCCAGGGCGTACCACCTCTATTTACAGCCTTTTGGGCAGAAGTGGTGATAATGCTGCTCCTTCACGCCATCCACTTTTAGTTGGTCCTTCTTCCTCATTCCACCCATCTAGTGTCCAATCAGGTCAGTTCCTTTATCAAATTGTTGTTGATGTTTTATTATAATAACGTTTTCCCCTTTCTTTGTTTTCCAATTCACTAATTTCATGATTATGCATTGTTTTTAATTTACAGATAGTATAACAGAGAGCTCAACAGGGTTGGATAATATCTTTCGATCACTGCGGAGTGGACGTCATGGACACCGCTTGAACTTGTGGAGTGATAATAACCCGCAAAGCAGTGGGTCAAATGCTGGTGCTGTACCACAGGGCCTTGAGGAGTTCCTTGTCTCTCAATTGAGGCGACCTGCTGCTGACAAGTCATCTGATAATAATGTAGCAGAAGCAGGTCCTCAAAATAAAGTTGAGGTCCACCATATGCACAATTCTGCAGGTTCACAGCTAGAAATTCCAGTTGAAAACAATGCAATTCAAGGAGGTGGTGATGATGTGACTCCTGCATCTATTGATAACACTGAAAACAATGCTGATATTAGACCTGTAGGAAATGGAACTCTGCAAACAGATGTATCAAACACTCACTCTCAGGCTGTTGAGATGCAGTTTGAGCATAACGATGCATCTGTGCGAGATGTTGAAGCTGTGAGTCAGGAGAGTAGCGGTAGTGGGGCCACTTTTGGTGAAAGCCTTCGTAGCCTAGATGTTGAGATTGGAAGTGCTGATGGCCATGATGACGGTGGAGAAAGACAGGTTTCTGCAGATAGGATAGCAGGTGATTCACAGGCTGCACGTACAAGAAGAGCAACCGTGCCTTTTGGTCATTCCTCTCCTGTAGGTGTGAGAGATGCATCTCTCCACAGTGTTACTGAAGTTTCAGAAAATTCAAGCCGAGATGCAGATCAAGAAGGTCCAGCAGCTGAGCAGCAGGTGAACAGGGATACTGCATCAGCAGCAATCGATCCTGCCTTTTTGGATGCTCTTCCTGAGGAGCTGCGTGCTGAAGTTCTCTCAGCCCAGCAGGGTCAAGTGGCTCAACCATCAAATGCTGAGTCTCAAAACAATGGGGATATTGATCCTGAGTTCCTGGCAGCACTTCCCCCAGATATTCGAGCTGAAGTTCTAGCTCAGCAGCAAGCACAGAGATTACATCAATCTCAGGAGTTGGAAGGGCAACCTGTTGAAATGGATACTGTCTCAATAATTGCAACATTTCCTTCAGAATTAAGAGAAGAGGCAAGTTTGTCACTTGAATCCTGTTTTTACAAAAAGTGAGCATGTAtctgaagatttttttttgttcagGTTCTATTAACATCCTCTGATGCTATCCTTGCCAACCTTACACCTGCCCTTGTTGCTGAGGCAAATATGTTGCGGGAAAGGTTTGCGCATCGATACAGTCGCACCCTCTTTGGTATGTATCCCAGAAGTCGTAGAGGCGAGACTTCTAGGCGTGAAGGTATTGGTTCTGTTCCAGATGGTGCAGGGGGAAGCATCACTTCACGCAGGTCTGCTGGAGCTAAGGTTGTTGAAGCTGATGGAGCACCTCTAGTTGACACCGAAGCTCTGCATGCCATGATTCGGTTATTTCGCCTAGTTCAGGTATTACTTGATTATAGGCACTGGAAGAAGTCCTTCAAAATAAACACAACTTAATTGGTTACacattttgtttaaaaaaatttcagcCACTATACAAAGGTCAATTGCAGAGGCTTCTATTAAATCTTTGTGCCCATAGTGAAACAAGAGTTTCCCTGGTGAAAATTCTGATGGACTTACTATTACTTGATGTAAGAAAGCCGGCTAGTTATTTTAGTGCAGTTGAACCTCCATACAGACTTTATGGTTGTCAGAGCAATGTAATGTACTCACGTCCTCAATCTTTTGATGGTAAGAAAACTTgattaacatttttttcataCCTTGATCATATTTACTGTTATGGATTTAGTCAGTGCTTGGgttttgattttatattttcctggttttaatttcttaaagggACTTCTGTTTTATTATTCTTCAAGCTTGTTTTAACTAGTGACAGTTGATGTTATTTGGAAGATGTTCCTCGCACCCTCCTCCCCCCTCTGTAATGGTGGATAATTATTGATACTTGTTTAATTCTGTAGGAGTTCCCCCATTACTCTCTCGGCGAATACTTGAAACACTCACTTATCTTGCTCGCCATCACCCATACGTGGCAAAAATTTTGCTTCAGTTTAGGCTGCATCATCCTGGACTGAGAGAACCAGATAATGCTGATGTTGCACGTGGCAAAGCTGTGATGGTtgttgaagatgaaatgaatgcAGGATACATATCTATTGCAATGCTTCTGGGTCTCTTGAAACAACCCCTATATTTGAGGAGCATAGCTCATCTTGAGCAGGTGATGATTTGGTTTTATGGATATCTTTAGCACATCCAATTGCGTACTTGCTTAGAGTGCTAACATGATTTGCTGTTTTCAGTTGCTAAATTTGCTGGATGTTATCATTGATAGTGCTAGAAGCAAGTCTAGTTCATCTGATAGGTCTCAAATATCTACTGAGCCAGTATCAGGTCCACAAATTTCTGCAATGGATGTAGATGTGAATATTGATTCAGTTATATCTTCTGCTACGGATGCATCTCCTCAAGTCAATGAATCCTCTAAACCCACAACTTCCAGTAATAAGGAATGTCAGGCTCAGCAAGTATTGTGTGATCTACCACAAGCAGAACTTCAGCTCCTTTGCTCATTGCTTGCTCTAGAAGGGTATGGTTATGATTATGCTTGTTGATTAATGTTAACTCTTTTATCTGGGCTTTTGTCAGTTTGCCTTAATTTGGTGTATTTACTTTTGATATCTGAACTTACTTTGGGAGTGTGGTAAGAGTCATAAGTTTTCCTGGCATATGAGGTTCCgttttttaattatatcattCATTACTTGGGTCTTGACACTTGTTCCATTTATGTTTAGTTTTATTACTACTCCACAATTCAAAGTCAATTGGGTCTGGCTATTGTTCTAAAAACAATGTAGAATTTAGTGATGTGGATTTCatctaatatttcttttattatttccaGTTTGTCTGACAATGCATATGGTCTTGTTGCGGAGGTAATGAAAAAACTAGTTGCCATAGCTCCAATTCACTGTAAGTTTTTTGTCACTCATCTGGCAGAAGCAGTTCGAAATTTGACTTCATCTGCAATGGACGAGTTACGCACCTTCAGTGAGGCAATGAAAGCTCTTCTGAGTACAACGTCTTCTGATGGCGCAGCAATTTTAAGAGTTTTGCAAGCCTTGAGTTCCCTTGTCACCTTATTGGCTGAGAAAGAGAATGATGGAATAACTCCTGCCCTTTCTGAAGTTTGGGGAATCAATTCGGCCTTAGAGCCCTTGTGGCATGAGCTGAGCAGTTGTATAAGCAAGATAGAAGCCTACTCTGAGTCAGTATCCGAGTCTATTACCCCTTCTAGAACATCTGTGTCCAAACCATCCAATGTTATGCCTCCACTTCCAGCTGGTTCTCAAAATATTTTACCATACATAGagtcattttttgttttttgcgAGAAGCTACATCCTGCTCAGTCAGGTGCTAGTACTGTCACAAATGTTCCTGTAATATCTGATGTGGAAGATGCCAGCACATCTGGTATTCGGCAGAAAACATCTGGATCTGCTACAAAACTAGATGAGAAACATGCTGCTTTTGCCAAGTTTTCAGAGAAACATAGGAAACTATTGAATGCTTTTATCAGGCAAAATCCTGGCTTGCTTGAGAAATCTTTTTCCCTTATGCTGAAGACTCCAAGATTTATTGATTTTGATAACAAGCGATCCCACTTCCGATCAAAAATTAAACATCAGCATGACCATCACCACAGTCCATTAAGAATATCAGTGAGAAGGGCATATGTTCTTGAGGATTCATATAACCAGCTTCGCATGAGATCAACTCAAGATTTGAAAGGAAGGTTGACTGTTCATTTCCAAGGTGAAGAAGGTATTGATGCAGGTGGGCTTACAAGGGAATGGTATCAATTGTTGTCTAGAGTTATTTTTGACAGAGGAGCATTGCTCTTTACTACAGTAGGCAATGAATCAACATTTCAGCCAAACCCTAACTCTGTTTACCAAACAGAACATCTATCTTATTTCAAATTTGTTGGCAGAGTGGTGAGTTCTTCTTACGAATGTTTTTAATGTATGCGTTTTGTTGCATATACCTTTTACTTATCCCTTTCTACATTATCCAGGTTGGAAAAGCATTATTTGATGGTCAGCTCTTGGATGTCCATTTTACTCGGTCATTCTACAAGCATATCCTTGGGGTCAAAGTTACATACCATGATATTGAAGCTATTGACCCTGCCTATTtcagaaatttgaaatggatgCTTGAGGCAAGTGTCTTTTGTAGTTTTTCCGTTAGTCTTGTCAGTCTTTGCAATAGTTACCTTTCATATTTATTCATTGTGAAAATTGTCTCATGTTTATGGTATGACTGCAGAATGATATCAGTGATGTTCTGGATCTTACTTTTAGCATTGATGCAGATGAGGAAAAGTTGATTTTGTATGAGCGGACAGAGGTTCTGACTTTATTTCAAAACTATtgagataattttatttgtgtATTGTATTGCACATTGTTTGTATCTAATTTTAATGAACTTTCTATAGGTAACTGATTATGAGCTGATTCCTGGTGGACGGAATATGAAAGTTACAGAGGAGAATAAGCACCAATATGTTGATTTGGTTGTTGAGCATCGGTTGACTACTGCTATTCGTCCTCAAATAAATGCTTTCTTGGAAGGGTTCAATGAATTGATTCCCAGGGAGTTAATATCTATATTCAATGACAAAGAGCTGGAATTATTGATCAATGGACTTCCTGATATTGATTGTGcgtttttttcaatattaacaTTACCTTTATTGAGGCCACACATTTATGCTGGCTATCTTTATTAGTGTTCAAATTcatgaaaagaaaatttaacaaTCTTTTCtacatttcatttcatttcatttcagtGGATGACTTGAGAGCAAATACAGAATATTCTGGGTATAGTGGTGCATCACCGGTTATCCAATGGTTTTGGGAGGTTGTTCAGAGTTTCAGCAAAGAAGACAAAGCTAGATTGCTTCAGTTTGTGACAGGCACATCCAAGGTATTGCTTTTAAGCTTTAAACCTTCTGAtctttatgtatttatttacaaaaaatCCCCTGTGATTTTCCATGTTGAATCATGGCCACTTTGCTGCTTGTGGCTTCACATtggaataattttattttctgctCAATACCTTTGTGTTTTGATGCAAAAGATGAATTCAATTAAATATTAGCAATATATATTCAAATCCAGTTCATGTGAATATCGAGAATCATGTAATATTGAGAAAGTTGAATACTTGTGTTTCAATGGAAATTCTTTAGTGAAAACGCACTCCTCAGATTTCCTATACGTACACAGTTGAAAAAGCTTTTGAACTAAACACAATAATTAATTCAatattaaaccctaaaccctaaacacaataattaatattatctcCTCCTAACACAACA harbors:
- the LOC137821658 gene encoding E3 ubiquitin-protein ligase UPL1-like gives rise to the protein MTSVRSSWPSRLRQLLSSEGSIGPSVKLDSDPPPKIKTFIDKVIQCPLQDIAIPLFGFQWEYNKGNFHHWRPLLLHFDTYFKTYLSGRNDLTLADNLEVDIPLPKHAILQILRVIQIVLENCPNKSSFDGLEHFKLLLASTDPEIIIATLETLAALVKINPSKLHGSAKMVGCGSVNSYLLSLAQGWGSKEEGMGLYSCIVANEKAQDEALCLFPSDVGNGSDQSNYCMGSTLYFELHVPIAQSKEQNVDTVSSSLRVIHIADMHLRKEDDLTMLKQCIEQYNVPPELRFSLLTRIRYARAFRSARISRLYSRICLLAFVVLVQSSDAHDELVSFFANEPEYTNELIRVVRSDETISGSIRTLVMLALGAQLAAYTSSHERARILSGSSMNFTGGNRMILLNVLQRAILSLKSSSDPTSFAFVEALLQFYLLHVVSTSSGSNIRGSGMVPTFLPLLEDSDPAHIHLVCLAVKTLQKLMDCSNSAVSLFKELGGVELLAQRLQIEVHRVIGLVGENDNVMLTGEKSRLSSHQLYSQKRLIKVSLKALGSATYAPANSTRSQHSHDSSLPATLVMIFQNVDKFGGDIYYSAVTVMSEIIHKDPTCFSSLHEMGLPNAFLSSVVSGILPSSKALTCIPNGLGAICLNAKGLEIVRETSSLQFLANIFTSRKYVLAMNEAIVPLANSVEELLRHVSSLRSTGVDIIIEIIHKIASFGDGIDTGSSSGKANEDSTMENNSEDKGKESRCCLVGTTETTAEGISDEQFIQLCIFHLMVLIHRTMENSETCRLFVEKSGIEALLKLLLRPTIAQSSDGMSIALHSTMVFKGFAQHHSTPLAHAFCTSLREHLNEALTGFGASSRPLLLDPKMTIDKIFSSLFLVEFLLFLAASKDNRWVTALLTEFGNGNKDVLENIGHVHREVLWQIALLENAKPDIEDDGSCSTNDSQQTDVDANETAEQRYNSIRQFLDPLLRRRTSGWSVESQFFDLINLYRDLGRAPNSQHRSNSVGATNRRLGSSNLLHPSESADVPGSANKKECDKQRTYYTSCCDMVRSLSFHITHLFQELGKVMLQPSRRRDDIVSVSPTSKSVASTFATIALDHMNFGGHVEEASISTKCRYFGKVIDFIDGILMERSESCNPILLNCLYGHGVIQSVLTTFEATSQLLFAVNRTPASPMETDDGNVKHDDKDDTDHLWIYGSLASYGKFMDHLVTSSFILSSFTKPLLAQPLSGDTPFPRDAEIFVKVLQSMVLKAVLPVWTHSQFVDCSHEFISNVISIIRHVYSGVEVKNVNVSARITGPPPNETTISTIVEMGFSRPRAEEALRHVGSNSVELAMEWLFSHPEDMQEDDELARALAMSLGNSESEPKDVAASDNVPQLEEEVVHLPPVDELLSTCTKLLQKEPLAFPVRDLLMMICSQNDGQYRSNVVTFIVDRIKECGLISGNGNNTMLSALFHVLALILNEDVVSREAASKSGLINIASDLLYQWDSSLGDREKHHVPKWVATAFLALERLLQVDQKLNYEIAELLKKEVVNVQQTSVLIDEDKQHKLQSALGLSTKYADVLEQKRLVEIACSYMKNQVPSDTMHAILLLCSNLTRNHSVALTFFDAGGLSSLLSLPTSSLFPGFDNVAAGIVRHVIEDPLTLQQAMESEIKHSLIAAPNRHPNGRVNPRNFLLSLASVISRDPIIFMQAAQSVCQVEMVGERPYIVLLKDRDKEKSKEKDKSHNHDGKVCLGSTTTTAPGNVHGKLHDSNSKNVKYKKPTQSFVNVIELLLESICTFVAPSLKDDNVSNVVRGSPTSSDMDIEVSTVRGKGKAVATVSGGNETSCEEASASLAKIVFILKLLMEILLMYSSSVHVLLRRDAEMSSTKGINQKNHSGFGAGGIFYHILRNFIPHSRNSKKDKKGDGDWRQKLATRANQFMVAACVRSSEARRRVFTEISHIINEFVDSCNSVMPKPPCNEIQVFVDLLNDILAARTPAGSSISSEASVTFMDAGLVKSFTHTLQVLDLDHADSSKVATGIIKALELVTKEHVHSVESSAGRGDNQTKPSDPSQSGRMDNIGHTSQSQSMETSQANHDSLQVDRVGSYNVIQSYGGSEAVIDDMEHDLDGGFVPSNEDEFMHETGDDSRGRETGIENVGLQFEIQSHGQENLDDEDEGDMSGDEGEDVDEDDEDDEEHNDLEEDEVHHLPHPDTDHDDHEIDDDFDEVMEEEEEEDEDEDDEDGVILRLEEGINGINVFDHIEVFGRDNSFPNESLHVMPVEVFGSRRPGRTTSIYSLLGRSGDNAAPSRHPLLVGPSSSFHPSSVQSDSITESSTGLDNIFRSLRSGRHGHRLNLWSDNNPQSSGSNAGAVPQGLEEFLVSQLRRPAADKSSDNNVAEAGPQNKVEVHHMHNSAGSQLEIPVENNAIQGGGDDVTPASIDNTENNADIRPVGNGTLQTDVSNTHSQAVEMQFEHNDASVRDVEAVSQESSGSGATFGESLRSLDVEIGSADGHDDGGERQVSADRIAGDSQAARTRRATVPFGHSSPVGVRDASLHSVTEVSENSSRDADQEGPAAEQQVNRDTASAAIDPAFLDALPEELRAEVLSAQQGQVAQPSNAESQNNGDIDPEFLAALPPDIRAEVLAQQQAQRLHQSQELEGQPVEMDTVSIIATFPSELREEVLLTSSDAILANLTPALVAEANMLRERFAHRYSRTLFGMYPRSRRGETSRREGIGSVPDGAGGSITSRRSAGAKVVEADGAPLVDTEALHAMIRLFRLVQPLYKGQLQRLLLNLCAHSETRVSLVKILMDLLLLDVRKPASYFSAVEPPYRLYGCQSNVMYSRPQSFDGVPPLLSRRILETLTYLARHHPYVAKILLQFRLHHPGLREPDNADVARGKAVMVVEDEMNAGYISIAMLLGLLKQPLYLRSIAHLEQLLNLLDVIIDSARSKSSSSDRSQISTEPVSGPQISAMDVDVNIDSVISSATDASPQVNESSKPTTSSNKECQAQQVLCDLPQAELQLLCSLLALEGLSDNAYGLVAEVMKKLVAIAPIHCKFFVTHLAEAVRNLTSSAMDELRTFSEAMKALLSTTSSDGAAILRVLQALSSLVTLLAEKENDGITPALSEVWGINSALEPLWHELSSCISKIEAYSESVSESITPSRTSVSKPSNVMPPLPAGSQNILPYIESFFVFCEKLHPAQSGASTVTNVPVISDVEDASTSGIRQKTSGSATKLDEKHAAFAKFSEKHRKLLNAFIRQNPGLLEKSFSLMLKTPRFIDFDNKRSHFRSKIKHQHDHHHSPLRISVRRAYVLEDSYNQLRMRSTQDLKGRLTVHFQGEEGIDAGGLTREWYQLLSRVIFDRGALLFTTVGNESTFQPNPNSVYQTEHLSYFKFVGRVVGKALFDGQLLDVHFTRSFYKHILGVKVTYHDIEAIDPAYFRNLKWMLENDISDVLDLTFSIDADEEKLILYERTEVTDYELIPGGRNMKVTEENKHQYVDLVVEHRLTTAIRPQINAFLEGFNELIPRELISIFNDKELELLINGLPDIDLDDLRANTEYSGYSGASPVIQWFWEVVQSFSKEDKARLLQFVTGTSKVPLEGFSALQGISGSQRFQIHKAYGSSDHLPSAHTCFNQLDLPEYPSKQHLEKRLLLAIHEANEGFGFG